GTGCACACCAAATACATTTCAAATGAGTAGAAATACTCCTTGCATTTTTAAGAAGTGTTTTTAGCCAAGTGTATTTGCAGCAACTAAATTTGGTAGTAATGAAGCTgaaaaatgtttagttttgtagATTGATTACAATCAGCAATCAACTACTAGTAATAGATGAACGTGTACATGGTAATATATTCACTCTCAAAATGTAACAAAAATGAAGAAATGACAGGGTAAGTTCAAAATGACTTCTGATTTCCTTGGAAACATTGTATGACAGTCCAGTCTGTGTAGTCGCAATACTACTGATATACTGATACTGTGATAACACATCAGAATGCTATCCTGCCTAAGTACTGTATGTCTCACTGCTGTGTTCTTGGAAAATACAAAGGACTGCGTGGTCTAAAAGCTTGCCAAAAAATCTGCACAATTTCTTTTATATGCTAAAGATTTGAATGAATTTGTTTAATCTTCAAGAACTGGTGCTATGGATCAAACAAAGCATGGAGGGAAAATAATGTGACTTGTAATCCCAAGTCATGATTAGCCTCTTCCTGACCGGGTGATTTTCCGTTTTTGCTTtttcaagttgtactttctaatggcaccatttaatatcgcATATGATTTAGTGAGAAGCTGGAAAACATTCCTAATGAGGtgtgattggggaaaaaaaaagcagTTCCAACTGTTTTATGGCTTTTGTTTTTTCggcgttccctatgtggtaaaactaatGTGTCcacttcattctcaggatcagtatgattacaacaataccaaatttatatagtttttcttgtgttttaatattgaaaaaaatattttctttctttgcctcaccatattctgacccccattatTTTGTTTTAAAGCTATGACTATGGAGCTGTCTGAGgactctttttttggggggggagggggcgatctatagtttttattgttactattttgggatgtgtatgactttttgatcactttttcttttgttacattttttgggcaggtgaagcaacaaaaaaatatcaaatcaGGCAGGACTCCAAAGAAACATTGCTGCAACAGGCCTCAGAGCCTGCAAAAGGCCTAAGGCTGTCACAGCAAACAAACAGTTCGGGCCCCAGAAGTGCAGCGCTGCTAGGGAAAGACCTCTCAGATGCAGTGGTTACAATTTACCGTGGAATCTGAGGGCTTAAAAGTCCACGATCAGTGTTATCGCCAATCTAAGACTTTACCTCTGGGTGTTTGCTGTATAAAACACCAGGTTGCTTGAGTCTATGCTGCGCAGGCGCCATTGTTAAAGATCCAACATGCACAGCACATGCCAGGAAAggggttatataaaaaaaatgacaagaaAAGTGACTTTATCATTGCTTGTGTTGAAAATGCTAAAATACAATTCAGCTGTATATAATCCTCTGAAAAAAGGTGATCTAAGACAAAGAGAGGTATCCAGATTAAATCCGCTAGATGTGCATCTGAACATTAGAATAATGCTAGCCCATATCCTGTATAGTGTATTAATTGTAATTTCCAGCTTTGGTACCATGATTCTTAGCAAGTGCATCCTTCAGATACGTTTTATTTttctaagtaaaaaaaatatgtttaaagggaacctgtcacctggattttcagtatagagctgaggacatgggttgcaagatcgccgctagcacatccacaatacccagtccccatagctctgtgtgcttttattgtgtaaataaaacgattttatacatatgcaaattaacctgagatgagtcatagcttaaaaatatgactcttctctggtcacacaagtaagatatgactcttttatgttcatttgcatatgtatcaaatcagtttttttacacaataaaagcacagagaggtatggggactgggtattgcggatgtgctagtggcgatctagcaacccatgtcctcagctctatacacaaaatcctggtgaaaggttccctttaagtcttccaCCTAAACTTGGGCAGTGTGAATTATAGACCAACTCAATTTATAATAAATTTGGTGTCAGCAAATAAGGATATTTGGTTTGTGTTAACCGTGACTTATAAAAAATTCCTGTCATTTTGCAAGCCAGTAAAAACTTTTTGAGATACTATTCATGCTCTTTATTAACATTAGATGACCATGGCAGTAACTCATATTGATCTTTTTTTATCCCTAGATTTAGAAGACGCTAATGGTGCCATACAAAGTTCTTCAGGTGAAAATTCCACTTGCCCCAATATACATTCACAGCTTCTCAGCAGTGATTCATCATCTTATTCTTCTAATACCAAGAGAACTTCTGATCAGTCACCAACTTATAGAGAAAGTAATATATTCCCATTTCCTGAGCCAGAGGACAATTTCACTGAAAAATCTGATAGTAATGAGAGCGGCCAACCCTCTACTTGGGAATCTTATATCATAGAACATCAGAGACATTACACAGGAGAGAAGTCTCTTCCTTATACAAATGATGGAAAATATTTACCACAAAGGCCAAATCTTCTGAATCAACAGAGAGCAAACATGGGCCCGCCTCAGTTTCTTTGTTTGGAATGTGGAAAATGGTTTCCACAGGAATGCGATCTTTtaaaacatcagaaaattcacaccggggagaagccattttcgtgtgcagaatgtgggaaatcaTATGCTCAGAAATCAGGCCTTTTTGAACATCAAAAGCTTCACACAGGAAAGAAGCCCTTTTCATGTTCAGATTGTGGGAGATGCTTTACTCGAAAATCGAGCCTTGTTGAACAtggaagaattcacacaggggagaaaccttttgtatgtttagaatgtggaaaatgttttacttaTAAATCAGGCCTTAGTGagcatgagaaaattcacacGGGAGAGCGGCCATTTTCATGTTCggtatgtggaaaatgttttaacaaGAGAGCAGTTCTGGTTAatcatctgagaactcacacaggcgAGAGGCCATTTCCATGTCCCGAGTGCGGAAAATGTTTTACCGATAAATCAGTTCTTGTCAAacaccagagaattcacacaggggagaagccattttcatgttcagaatgtggaagatGTTTTACCCAGAAATCCGTTCTtgataaacatcagagaattcacaaagGAGAGAAGCCCTTTTCATGTTCGGAGTGTGGAAGGTGTTTTACCCAGAAATCTGTCCTTatgaaacatcagagaattcacacgggGGATAGACCTTTTTTATATCGCAATATGTGAAATGCTcagagcagattttttttttcagatatgaGGTTCTTCCCAAGTAATAATCACACCAGGTCCTTAACTTTCAATTTGGGTGGAATTATTCACCATTTTACACCATCATATTATATTTTCTTGAGGATGACCATGGCTACTAttccgaggagaaagagaggtaAAGGATGCAGGTACGTTGCCTATCTAAGCAGTGGAGCTGAGTTGTCACCCTGTCATTGTAGTGTACAACAGAGCATTTCCTTGTTGTGTTGTGCCCTTTAGAccaaagtgaccacatttttccTTGTCTGGACAAAATTGAAATTGAAGCCTCTAATGTAGCAGAAAAGGAATGAAGCAGTGAGTGTGTGCTGTGCTCCTGTTATACCTGGACAATGAGTTTTTGCCTTGGCATGGACTTTGGAACAAAAGCTGCCATTTGTATTAGTATTTATTCACAGAACTGATCTGGCTCTAGATTCAGCTCTCTTCACCTCTGTCATTCTGGAGAGGACCTCCATGTAATGTTCTTCCAGTTGGCATATTATTATATGATATTAATTTCCTTTTCCTACGCGTGATGTTTAGTATAATATATTGGAAGTGCTTGGTCAATAATTTTGATAATATGTATGTTAATATGTAACATATAATGTGTATTCTGTAGTCATgtcaagaaataaaaataaaaaaaatgttaaattatgCAATGATTGGAGATCAAGATTACAAATAAGATAATTCAGGAACATTTTAAGTTACATGCATGGAACTTTGGTTGTAGTAAAGGATATTTCCAGAGGCCTGATGGTTGGCCACTGCCTAATGAATCAGCTTTGCCTCCTCTGAAGTAACTACACCGAGGCCGAAGGGTCCCACCATAGTCGAATCCCATCAATCTGTATATATCCAGGGGAGAACTGGGAACTTTAAGTGGccctgtaaaaaaactaaaagtagcctcatgttgtaggtgggttcaaattgacagaaggcaggggcaACACacgtaggcagggccagcaatacagtagtgcagcacaaaatacagccccagcagaaccaaataccacagtgcagcacaaaatactgaaaacccTCCACAGTTTTTAACTGCATCACTGTATTGATGGTAACACAGTAGAATTCAAAAGGGCCCCTGGCCAAGTGCCTGATACTTCTAGTATTAATTAAAGGCTGAGAGgatcgttatgtacctggccgACGGCTGTGAAGGGGGGGGCTCAGGCGGCGCCCTGGACATCGGCCTACCAGGAActttctctgtagggtctatggacaGTCCGCCCCTAGTGATGTACTGTTGATGCAATAACATCTTGTCACATCAAAGTAGGTGGCCTAAACTAGCTATCATAAGACAGGTGGACTAATTTTCGTGTAATACAGCTGCAAAGGTAGactaatgattaaaaaaaattggagttTGATAGAGGCACTGCCACATGATAGAAAGGTAAATAATGTCAATTTTAATAAAAGTACTCTTTTTAATCGGTGGCTGTAGttgtgtgtcatgtgaccagcgtcGACCTGAAGTCCCTTGGGCCCTCCAGAGAAAAGGATTCTAAGGGCCCACTCTTTGTGTGTATAGGACCTTAAGGGCCCTGTTTTATTTGGGGTCTATTagtgtcagagcttgggcccaccaggttccacctttcatttttcagaagtcctttggaaaatgaaaggat
The sequence above is a segment of the Bufo gargarizans isolate SCDJY-AF-19 chromosome 6, ASM1485885v1, whole genome shotgun sequence genome. Coding sequences within it:
- the LOC122942272 gene encoding zinc finger protein 773-like isoform X3, translating into MEKDKNEMTKRILNLTLEIIYQLTGEDYTIVKNTTAHFVIPRIHPLVSAERSKCQRIHERNNKQKVLELTNKIVELLTGEVPIRCQDVTVHFSMEEWEYLDGHKDLYEDIMMENHQPFTLPDGSSKTNPPERCPSPLSSQDCPEENHSVPENHQLNPDEDLIDIKIEVIDGDEEDEFLKADQLCKEDDIPADIRQNLEDANGAIQSSSGENSTCPNIHSQLLSSDSSSYSSNTKRTSDQSPTYRESNIFPFPEPEDNFTEKSDSNESGQPSTWESYIIEHQRHYTGEKSLPYTNDGKYLPQRPNLLNQQRANMGPPQFLCLECGKWFPQECDLLKHQKIHTGEKPFSCAECGKSYAQKSGLFEHQKLHTGKKPFSCSDCGRCFTRKSSLVEHGRIHTGEKPFVCLECGKCFTYKSGLSEHEKIHTGERPFSCSVCGKCFNKRAVLVNHLRTHTGERPFPCPECGKCFTDKSVLVKHQRIHTGEKPFSCSECGRCFTQKSVLDKHQRIHKGEKPFSCSECGRCFTQKSVLMKHQRIHTGDRPFLYRNM
- the LOC122942272 gene encoding zinc finger protein 773-like isoform X1 — protein: MTRLRIITNVRGLNSPSKRGTLRSEAPPWELGRAEFGRIKLLNHPTPDEKSSTKARMEKDKNEMTKRILNLTLEIIYQLTGEDYTIVKNTTAHFVIPRIHPLVSAERSKCQRIHERNNKQKVLELTNKIVELLTGEVPIRCQDVTVHFSMEEWEYLDGHKDLYEDIMMENHQPFTLPDGSSKTNPPERCPSPLSSQDCPEENHSVPENHQLNPDEDLIDIKIEVIDGDEEDEFLKADQLCKEDDIPADIRQNLEDANGAIQSSSGENSTCPNIHSQLLSSDSSSYSSNTKRTSDQSPTYRESNIFPFPEPEDNFTEKSDSNESGQPSTWESYIIEHQRHYTGEKSLPYTNDGKYLPQRPNLLNQQRANMGPPQFLCLECGKWFPQECDLLKHQKIHTGEKPFSCAECGKSYAQKSGLFEHQKLHTGKKPFSCSDCGRCFTRKSSLVEHGRIHTGEKPFVCLECGKCFTYKSGLSEHEKIHTGERPFSCSVCGKCFNKRAVLVNHLRTHTGERPFPCPECGKCFTDKSVLVKHQRIHTGEKPFSCSECGRCFTQKSVLDKHQRIHKGEKPFSCSECGRCFTQKSVLMKHQRIHTGDRPFLYRNM
- the LOC122942272 gene encoding zinc finger protein 773-like isoform X2 — encoded protein: MVLLLSNQARMEKDKNEMTKRILNLTLEIIYQLTGEDYTIVKNTTAHFVIPRIHPLVSAERSKCQRIHERNNKQKVLELTNKIVELLTGEVPIRCQDVTVHFSMEEWEYLDGHKDLYEDIMMENHQPFTLPDGSSKTNPPERCPSPLSSQDCPEENHSVPENHQLNPDEDLIDIKIEVIDGDEEDEFLKADQLCKEDDIPADIRQNLEDANGAIQSSSGENSTCPNIHSQLLSSDSSSYSSNTKRTSDQSPTYRESNIFPFPEPEDNFTEKSDSNESGQPSTWESYIIEHQRHYTGEKSLPYTNDGKYLPQRPNLLNQQRANMGPPQFLCLECGKWFPQECDLLKHQKIHTGEKPFSCAECGKSYAQKSGLFEHQKLHTGKKPFSCSDCGRCFTRKSSLVEHGRIHTGEKPFVCLECGKCFTYKSGLSEHEKIHTGERPFSCSVCGKCFNKRAVLVNHLRTHTGERPFPCPECGKCFTDKSVLVKHQRIHTGEKPFSCSECGRCFTQKSVLDKHQRIHKGEKPFSCSECGRCFTQKSVLMKHQRIHTGDRPFLYRNM